In Dermochelys coriacea isolate rDerCor1 chromosome 10, rDerCor1.pri.v4, whole genome shotgun sequence, one DNA window encodes the following:
- the LOC122455991 gene encoding uncharacterized protein LOC122455991, whose protein sequence is MKELWNAYCKDHEANRCSSAAPATCHFYKELDAILGGNRTSTLRTNMDTCEPNSTRQEEEKESGNEGAEEGEDTPASLDACIQELFSSQEEGSQLQRPVLGEGQTPEEVSDATLRSQPSMLSLAKRLQRIRKRPSRSKEDMLHEVMHQSLHENKEVQEWRESERRFCQQNAKCWHRSAERLLNTVERQADLIQALVAMQAEHYRAHPPPADLVPKLFPLCPHVISNLLSATSWFLSPPAATNTCSFTTQPCKL, encoded by the exons ATGAAGGAGCTatggaatgcctactgcaaagaccacgaggcaaaccgctgctccagtgctgcccctgcgacctgccatttctacaaagagctggatgcaatactggGGGGAAACCGCACCTCCACTCTGAGGACCAACATGGACACTTGTGAGCCCaattcaacaaggcaggaggaggagaaggaaagcgGGAACGAAGGTGCTGAGGAGGGGGAAGACAccccggcatccctagatgcatgcatcCAGGaactgttctcaagccaggaggaaggtagccagttgcagcggccggtgcttggggaaggacaaacaccagaagaGGTGtctg atgcaactttgagatctcagccgtccatgTTATCACTGGctaaaagactccaaagaattaggaagaggccaagtagaagcaaagaagacatgctgcatgaagtaatgcatcAGTCCCTTCATGAAAATAAAGAAgtgcaggagtggagggagagtgaaaggaggttCTGCCAGCAGAATGCGAAGTGCTGGCACCGAAGTGCGGAGCGGCTGCTAAACACtgtggagcgccaagcggacttgATCCAGGCacttgtagccatgcaggcggagcactatcgtgcccatccaccccctgcagaccttgtcccaaaactctttcccttgtgtccCCATGTCATCTCTAACCTACTTTCTGCAACATCCTGGTTCTTATCTCCACCAGCTGCcaccaacacctgtagcttcaccacccagccctgcaaactatga